The Pseudomonas sp. R4-35-07 nucleotide sequence GCGTGTGGCTGAGCGACCCGACCTGGCCGATCCATGAAACCATTTTCGCCAAAGCCGGGCTGAAGGTCAGTCACTACCCTTATGTGGGCAGCGACAATCGCCTGGATGTGGCGGCGATGCTTGCCACCCTGTCCGGCGTGCCCGAGGGCGACGTGGTCTTGCTGCACGCCTGCTGCCATAACCCGACCGGCTTCGACCTGTCCCAGGATGACTGGCGCCAGGTGCTGCAGATTGTGCGCGAGCGCCAATTGCTGCCGCTGATCGATTTTGCCTACCAAGGTTTTGGCGACGGCCTGGAGCAGGACGCCTGGGCGGTGCGCTTGTTCGCCGCCGAACTGCCGGAAGTGTTGATCACCAGTTCGTGCTCGAAAAACTTTGGCTTGTACCGCGACCGCGTTGGCGCCTTGATCGTGTGTGCGGCCGATGCGCAAAAGCTTACGGATGTGCGCAGTCAACTGGCCAATATCGCGCGTAATCTGTGGTCAACGCCGCCGGATCATGGCGCCGCCGTGGTCGCGACCATCCTCGGCGATGCCGAGCTGAAACAGCAGTGGAGCGATGAAGTCGAGGCCATGCGTTCGCGCATCGCGCAGTTGCGCGCCGGGCTGGTGGACGCGCTGGCACCCCACGGCCTGGCCGAGCGGTATGCGCATATCGGGACGCAGCGTGGGATGTTTTCCTATACCGGGTTGAGTGCCGAACAGGTCCAGCAACTGCGTGAAAAGCACAGTGTGTATATGGTCAGTACGGGACGGGCCAATGTGGCGGGGGTGGACGCCACGCGCTTGACGCTGCTGGCCCAGGCCATCGCCGACGTCTCCAACTGAATAAACCGGGAACTAAATGTGGGAGGGGGCTTGCCCCCGATGGCGGTGGATCAGCTAGAGATAAGCTGGCTGACATTCCGCTATCGGGAGCAAGCCCCCTCCCACATTTTGACCGAGTCAGGACCTTCAGCTCGTGACCATCTCGGCCTTCAACTGCGCGTCCCTGGCCTGCGCATCCGCCAGCCGATACAACTCGATATGCCCATCCCAGTGCTCGATCAGCGCCGTGCACGACTCCACCCAATCGCCGCAATTGAGGTAATCCACCTCCCCTACCTTGCGGATTTCGGCATGGTGAATATGCCCGCACAC carries:
- a CDS encoding amino acid aminotransferase — translated: MHFDAIGRVPGDPILGLMDLYAQDANPNKFDLGVGVYKDDQGLTPIPHSVKLAEQRLVDRQTTKTYIGGHGDAAFGALISALVLGADSALLREQRAGATQTPGGTGALRLSADFIAHNLPGRGVWLSDPTWPIHETIFAKAGLKVSHYPYVGSDNRLDVAAMLATLSGVPEGDVVLLHACCHNPTGFDLSQDDWRQVLQIVRERQLLPLIDFAYQGFGDGLEQDAWAVRLFAAELPEVLITSSCSKNFGLYRDRVGALIVCAADAQKLTDVRSQLANIARNLWSTPPDHGAAVVATILGDAELKQQWSDEVEAMRSRIAQLRAGLVDALAPHGLAERYAHIGTQRGMFSYTGLSAEQVQQLREKHSVYMVSTGRANVAGVDATRLTLLAQAIADVSN